One genomic region from Homalodisca vitripennis isolate AUS2020 unplaced genomic scaffold, UT_GWSS_2.1 ScUCBcl_68;HRSCAF=904, whole genome shotgun sequence encodes:
- the LOC124370244 gene encoding piggyBac transposable element-derived protein 4-like — MAAGLSDSQIEREVIDNDLDNESDSSVQESDTDSESDLDDDGTFPLNPAWSAQLQPPTVIPFTKQNELLVPTPRENKPVDWFLLLVDDQLLESIVADTNRYAFDLFFGPSTEPRSRIHRWKDLTLDELKKFIGLLLHTGTFKLNRLNDYWKTHRMFNLNCFRDHMSRDRFLIILRCIHFSHHQNVAQGVQEDRLSKVRMLVDHFNKKMDDVYYPGKELSLDEAMVLWRGRLIFRQYIKGKRHKYGIKLYTLCEPGGLILRFLVYSGSLSDLGGKGHATKVVLHLMRGKLNHGHSLYMDNFYNSFPLAYQLLRKKTYCTGTLRADRKYLPDEVKSAKVKKGETIARSAEQVTVAKWKDKRVVTYITTEFENNMVESRNRHRVARVKPLPIVKYNTFMKGVDRADQMLAYYPCERKTLRWYKKIFVHIMQMALVNALKLYNLSNPQETMNLYDFRLAVIESLVPEKELQAPERPRRSNEKALHVVSLIEGKDNRNRQKRKRCRVCHSEGREKRTAYFCAQCPGEPSLCPVACFEKHHA, encoded by the coding sequence ATGGCTGCCGGACTCAGTGACTCACAGATTGAACGGGAGGTTATAGACAATGACCTTGACAATGAATCAGACAGTTCCGTGCAGGAAAGTGATACCGATTCCGAAAGTGACTTGGATGATGACGGAACTTTTCCACTAAACCCTGCATGGTCTGCACAGCTACAACCCCCTACAGTTATTcctttcacaaaacaaaatgaaCTATTAGTCCCTACGCCAAGAGAAAATAAGCCGGTAGATTGGTTTTTGCTTTTGGTTGACGATCAGCTGCTGGAAAGTATCGTAGCAGATACAAACAGGTACGCTTTTGACTTGTTTTTTGGGCCTTCCACTGAGCCACGATCACGTATTCACAGATGGAAGGACTTAACTTTAGACGAACTAAAAAAGTTCATAGGCCTATTGCTTCACACTGGTACGTTCAAACTGAACCGCCTCAATGACTACTGGAAAACCCATCGAATGTTCAACTTGAATTGCTTCCGTGACCATATGAGCCGTGATCGGTTTTTGATTATATTACGATGCATTCATTTCTCACATCATCAAAATGTAGCTCAAGGTGTACAGGAAGACCGTTTGTCAAAAGTAAGGATGCTAGTTGACCACTTCAACAAAAAGATGGATGATGTTTACTATCCAGGCAAAGAACTTTCTTTGGATGAGGCTATGGTTTTGTGGCGCGGTCGGTTGATTTTCCGACAGTACATCAAAGGAAAGCGCCACAAGTATGGCATCAAACTGTACACTCTTTGTGAACCTGGTGGTCTCATACTTCGTTTTCTTGTCTACTCAGGATCTCTCAGTGACTTAGGTGGGAAAGGTCATGCCACAAAGGTAGTACTACATCTTATGAGAGGGAAGCTCAACCATGGTCACTCGTTGTACATGGATAATTTTTACAATAGCTTTCCTTTGGCCTACCAACTGCTTAGGAAGAAGACGTATTGTACTGGCACACTTAGAGCAGACAGAAAGTACCTGCCAGATGAGGTAAAATCAGCCAAAGTAAAAAAAGGTGAGACAATTGCTCGGAGTGCAGAACAAGTCACTGTTGCCAAGTGGAAGGACAAGCGTGTAGTGACATACATCACTACAGAGTTTGAAAACAACATGGTTGAATCACGGAATCGCCATAGAGTAGCTAGAGTAAAACCCCTGCCCATTgtgaaatataacacatttatgaaGGGAGTGGATAGGGCAGATCAAATGCTAGCGTACTATCCATGCGAAAGAAAAACGCTGAGGTGGTACAAAAAGATCTTTGTACACATAATGCAGATGGCACTGGTGAACGCCTTGAAGCTGTACAACCTTTCCAATCCCCAAGAAACAATGAATCTTTATGACTTCAGGCTAGCTGTCATCGAATCCCTTGTCCCTGAGAAAGAGCTACAAGCCCCAGAACGTCCTCGCCGAAGCAATGAGAAGGCACTGCACGTTGTCTCCTTGATTGAAGGGAAGGACAACAGGAATCGGCAGAAGAGAAAACGTTGCAGAGTCTGCCACAGTGAAGGAAGAGAAAAACGTACTGCATACTTTTGTGCACAGTGCCCAGGAGAACCTTCACTCTGTCCTGTGGCATGCTTTGAAAAACACCATGCTTAG